In a genomic window of Bacillales bacterium:
- the yhfH gene encoding protein YhfH yields MQKSTHFFRNLPPKTCVVCQNKIPEMSESYVNECGSCFRKRVN; encoded by the coding sequence ATGCAAAAAAGTACGCACTTTTTCAGGAATTTGCCGCCAAAAACTTGCGTTGTTTGCCAAAATAAAATTCCGGAAATGTCGGAAAGCTATGTGAATGAATGCGGCAGCTGTTTCCGGAAACGAGTCAACTAA
- a CDS encoding HAMP domain-containing methyl-accepting chemotaxis protein, with product MKNNLKSVTNNFQMSFRIQTKLILVVVVSLLISSPIAAYINSFISHLYSGALGVYINTLISLLVTTGIITVCIRFIIVRPVFELLAITNKIKEGILTEKVTHRSKDELGELSSSFNEMIDNLHELIGKVTTTSNKVATVANDFSEDVQQTTTAAAQINEMMREMASGTEIQMRGAEESTKVLEEMTNGIQSIAESASVVSEMSVQAKNESVRGRELIRKSKKQMESIQTVTDNAVEEINSLHQSSEEIGKIIEVITDIANQTHLLSLNAEIEAARAGEHGKGFSVVANEVRKLAEQSEQSADQIVQLVRGIQNHTTRSVKVMEKGSEEVKTGAVTIEEADVTFEKITSMIENVADKTQDVSAAVQEISSSSQQIVAASEQSSGIAKESAEKSRDVSSTSENQRTAMERVSEYAKSLRQYAEEMDQSIKLFKVS from the coding sequence ATGAAGAATAATTTAAAGTCCGTAACCAACAATTTTCAAATGAGTTTTCGCATTCAAACAAAGCTGATCCTGGTCGTTGTCGTAAGTTTGCTGATCAGCTCGCCGATCGCCGCTTACATAAACAGCTTTATTTCGCATTTATATTCAGGAGCCTTGGGCGTTTACATCAACACGCTCATCAGTTTGCTGGTAACGACGGGAATCATCACCGTCTGCATTCGATTCATCATCGTCCGTCCAGTGTTTGAACTGTTGGCGATCACGAACAAAATTAAAGAAGGCATTTTAACGGAAAAAGTCACGCACCGTTCAAAAGACGAACTCGGGGAACTGTCGTCGTCGTTCAACGAAATGATCGACAATTTGCATGAACTGATCGGAAAAGTGACAACGACGAGCAACAAAGTCGCGACCGTCGCCAACGACTTCTCCGAAGACGTTCAGCAAACGACGACGGCAGCCGCGCAAATTAATGAAATGATGAGAGAAATGGCAAGCGGCACCGAAATTCAAATGCGCGGCGCGGAAGAAAGTACGAAAGTACTTGAAGAAATGACGAACGGCATTCAAAGCATCGCGGAATCCGCTTCGGTCGTCTCGGAAATGTCCGTCCAAGCGAAAAACGAATCGGTTCGCGGCCGCGAGCTGATTCGAAAAAGCAAAAAGCAAATGGAGTCGATTCAAACGGTCACGGACAATGCAGTTGAAGAAATCAACAGTTTGCACCAAAGCTCCGAAGAAATCGGAAAGATCATCGAAGTTATTACCGATATCGCCAACCAAACGCATCTGTTGTCCTTGAACGCGGAAATCGAAGCGGCACGGGCAGGCGAACACGGCAAAGGATTTTCCGTCGTTGCTAACGAGGTGCGCAAGCTTGCTGAACAGTCCGAGCAATCGGCTGATCAAATTGTCCAACTCGTTCGCGGCATTCAAAACCATACGACGCGTTCCGTAAAAGTCATGGAAAAAGGGTCGGAAGAAGTGAAAACGGGCGCCGTCACGATTGAAGAAGCGGATGTGACCTTTGAAAAAATCACCTCGATGATCGAAAACGTCGCAGACAAAACACAAGACGTTTCCGCGGCCGTCCAAGAAATTTCGTCGAGTTCGCAGCAAATTGTCGCCGCTTCGGAACAATCTTCAGGCATTGCGAAAGAATCAGCCGAAAAATCGCGGGATGTTTCCTCCACATCGGAAAACCAGCGAACGGCGATGGAGCGCGTGAGCGAATACGCCAAATCTTTACGGCAATATGCAGAAGAGATGGATCAATCGATCAAATTGTTTAAAGTGTCCTAA
- a CDS encoding DMT family transporter: MRNVYISDCLLLLVAFMWGATFVVVQQAVAIMAPFAFNGVRFAVAALFLFVWIVCFYPHLLAELNRTLLFNGMMLGFWLFAGYALQTFGLLYTTSSKSAFLTGLSVALVPIFTWLLFKQKIQWPAAFGIALATVGLFFMTSFGTGALNLGDVLSFFCAIGFAVHIILTGRYTSRHSALLLTLMQIATVAVLNCLFAVGFGSGSLAELPVQLVDPKVWGAIVFTAVGATAVAYLAQTSLQKYTPPSHVALIFTMEPVFAALTAYIGTGEPLTGRTMIGGLLIFLGMILVETRVKRLPWLKRSANRSIHS; encoded by the coding sequence ATGCGAAACGTTTACATCTCGGATTGTTTGCTGTTGCTCGTCGCTTTCATGTGGGGAGCCACGTTCGTTGTCGTCCAGCAAGCGGTTGCCATTATGGCGCCATTTGCCTTCAACGGCGTACGCTTCGCCGTCGCAGCGTTGTTTTTGTTCGTTTGGATCGTTTGCTTTTATCCGCATCTGCTCGCAGAGCTCAATCGAACATTGCTTTTCAACGGCATGATGCTCGGCTTTTGGTTGTTCGCCGGCTACGCCTTGCAAACGTTCGGACTATTGTACACGACCTCTTCAAAGTCGGCATTTTTGACAGGCTTGAGCGTTGCACTCGTCCCGATTTTCACATGGCTGTTGTTCAAACAAAAAATCCAATGGCCGGCGGCTTTCGGCATCGCGCTTGCAACCGTCGGTTTATTTTTTATGACGTCGTTCGGCACCGGCGCATTGAATCTCGGGGATGTTTTGTCTTTCTTTTGCGCCATCGGTTTCGCTGTTCACATCATCTTAACTGGGAGATATACGTCCCGCCATTCAGCCCTTTTGCTGACGCTCATGCAAATTGCCACCGTCGCGGTTCTCAACTGCTTGTTTGCCGTCGGATTCGGCAGCGGAAGCTTGGCTGAGTTGCCTGTACAACTCGTCGACCCGAAAGTATGGGGAGCGATCGTTTTCACCGCCGTCGGCGCTACAGCCGTCGCCTACTTAGCCCAAACTTCGTTGCAGAAATATACACCGCCGAGCCACGTTGCGCTTATTTTTACAATGGAACCGGTTTTCGCCGCGCTTACCGCTTATATAGGGACCGGCGAACCGCTAACGGGACGGACAATGATCGGCGGCTTGTTGATTTTTCTCGGTATGATCCTCGTCGAAACCCGAGTGAAAAGACTGCCTTGGCTCAAACGTTCCGCCAATCGTTCAATTCATTCCTAA
- a CDS encoding o-succinylbenzoate--CoA ligase: MQNWLEKRAFLTPERMALRCGETEWTFAELRERARSTAGELASRGAREGERAAVLMRNGLPLAEIIHAMPYAGLTLVPLNTRLTVSELAYQVKDAEVSMLICDETNADKAADICGIEDGIDVVTYRELSGIVEEPPALNEQLEMDAIHSVIYTSGTTGYPKGVMLSHANHWWSAIGSSLNLGLDRNDRWLAAVPLFHVSGLSILMRGVIYGIGVVIHESFDAARANRDIIEQRITIMSVVGAMLSDMLEELGDRSYPDTFRCMLLGGGPAPRVLLEQCKDRTIPVYQTYGMSETASQIATLGPEYMLSKLGSAGKPLFPAELKIVADGKELPNGEVGEIVVKGPNVTNGYLNREADTNETIQEGWLYSGDLGYLDEDGFLYVLDRRKDLIVSGGENVYPAEVEAALLAHPEVADAGVTGVEDARWGAVPVGFVVMKAGAVFDEEQLLADCCGRLASYKVPRRLYEVPHLPRNASRKLLRRKLPDLRNELNDWRNV; this comes from the coding sequence ATGCAAAATTGGTTGGAAAAAAGAGCATTTTTGACACCGGAGCGCATGGCGTTGCGCTGCGGGGAGACCGAGTGGACGTTTGCCGAGCTGCGTGAACGCGCAAGGAGCACTGCCGGCGAGCTCGCCAGCCGCGGTGCACGGGAAGGAGAACGAGCAGCGGTTTTGATGAGAAACGGCTTGCCGCTCGCTGAGATCATTCATGCGATGCCTTATGCCGGTCTTACGCTTGTGCCTTTGAATACCCGGTTGACGGTAAGTGAACTCGCTTATCAAGTGAAAGACGCGGAAGTTTCCATGCTCATTTGCGATGAAACGAATGCCGACAAAGCAGCGGATATTTGCGGTATCGAGGACGGCATCGACGTTGTCACGTATCGCGAATTGAGCGGGATCGTCGAAGAGCCGCCGGCTTTGAATGAACAGTTGGAGATGGATGCGATTCATTCAGTGATTTATACATCCGGAACGACCGGTTATCCGAAAGGCGTCATGCTTTCGCATGCCAATCATTGGTGGAGCGCGATTGGGTCCTCGTTAAATCTCGGACTTGATCGAAACGATCGCTGGTTGGCGGCCGTGCCGCTTTTTCATGTCAGCGGGTTGTCGATTTTAATGCGCGGCGTTATATACGGGATCGGTGTTGTCATTCACGAATCGTTTGATGCCGCCCGGGCGAACCGGGACATTATTGAACAACGAATCACAATCATGTCGGTCGTCGGAGCGATGTTATCGGACATGCTCGAGGAGCTCGGTGATCGATCATACCCGGACACGTTTCGCTGTATGCTGCTCGGCGGCGGACCCGCCCCGCGCGTTTTGCTGGAACAATGCAAAGACCGGACAATTCCTGTTTATCAAACATACGGGATGTCCGAAACAGCGTCGCAAATTGCAACGCTTGGTCCTGAATATATGTTGAGTAAGCTCGGTTCGGCGGGAAAGCCATTGTTCCCGGCCGAGTTGAAAATCGTCGCAGACGGTAAGGAACTGCCGAATGGCGAGGTCGGCGAAATCGTCGTCAAAGGCCCGAATGTGACGAACGGTTATTTGAACCGTGAAGCCGATACGAACGAAACGATTCAGGAAGGTTGGCTGTATTCAGGGGACTTAGGCTATCTCGATGAAGACGGCTTCTTGTATGTGCTTGATCGAAGGAAAGATTTAATCGTTTCCGGCGGCGAGAATGTGTATCCGGCGGAAGTCGAGGCGGCTTTATTGGCGCATCCTGAAGTAGCCGACGCTGGCGTAACCGGCGTGGAAGATGCGAGATGGGGAGCTGTTCCTGTCGGTTTCGTTGTTATGAAGGCGGGAGCCGTTTTTGACGAAGAACAGCTGCTTGCCGATTGCTGCGGCCGACTAGCGAGCTACAAAGTTCCGCGTAGACTGTACGAAGTGCCTCATTTGCCGCGAAATGCTTCCAGAAAGCTGCTTCGGCGAAAATTGCCGGACCTTAGGAATGAATTGAACGATTGGCGGAACGTTTGA
- the menB gene encoding 1,4-dihydroxy-2-naphthoyl-CoA synthase, translating to MASVEWKTARTYDEILYDKCEEGVAKITINRPEKHNAFTPKTIDEMIDAFTDARNDGRIGAIILTGKGDKAFCSGGDQHVRGDGGYVGDDQIPRLNLLDLQRLMRITPKPIIASVAGYAIGGGHGLHVLSDLTIAADNAIFGQTESRVGSVDAGYGQGYLAEIVGQKKAREIYYLSRQYNAEEADKMGLVNKVVPLEQLEEETIQWALELVALSPTALRLMKASFNADTDGLAGLQQLGGDATLLYYRTDESKEGRDAFKEKRKPDFSRFPRFP from the coding sequence ATGGCATCGGTCGAATGGAAAACCGCTCGTACATACGATGAAATATTGTACGACAAATGTGAAGAAGGCGTTGCCAAGATTACGATCAATCGCCCGGAGAAACATAATGCGTTTACTCCGAAAACGATCGACGAGATGATTGACGCGTTTACCGACGCTCGCAACGACGGAAGAATCGGAGCAATCATTTTGACCGGGAAAGGGGATAAAGCGTTTTGCTCCGGCGGCGACCAACACGTCAGGGGAGACGGCGGTTACGTCGGAGACGACCAAATCCCGCGTCTGAATTTGCTTGATCTTCAGCGTCTCATGCGCATCACCCCGAAACCGATCATTGCTTCGGTTGCCGGTTATGCGATTGGCGGCGGTCATGGACTGCATGTCCTTTCAGACTTGACGATCGCTGCAGACAACGCGATTTTCGGACAAACCGAAAGCCGTGTCGGCAGCGTTGATGCCGGATACGGACAAGGCTACTTAGCGGAAATCGTCGGTCAAAAGAAAGCGCGCGAAATCTATTATTTAAGCCGCCAATACAATGCTGAAGAAGCGGACAAAATGGGCCTCGTCAACAAGGTTGTTCCGCTTGAACAGCTGGAAGAAGAAACGATTCAATGGGCGTTGGAACTCGTAGCATTGAGCCCGACGGCACTTCGTCTCATGAAAGCATCTTTCAATGCGGATACCGATGGACTTGCCGGGTTGCAGCAACTCGGCGGCGATGCTACATTATTGTATTACCGTACGGACGAGTCGAAAGAAGGACGCGACGCGTTCAAGGAAAAACGCAAACCCGACTTTTCGAGATTTCCGCGTTTTCCGTAA
- the menH gene encoding 2-succinyl-6-hydroxy-2,4-cyclohexadiene-1-carboxylate synthase, translating into MNIVVNGLLMHVETAGDGPPLAALHGFTGASAAWEPFLSDWSRRFRVIAPDLIGHGQSGAPRNADRYSMERFTDDFARLLDVLGEDRICLLGYSMGGRAALAFACRYPEKVHALLLESSSPGLKTTAERKERKAKDHALADKIIAEGVESFVQAWEALPLFASQSEMQRSALRKQRLSNNEIGLANSLRGMGTGAQRSYWDELERLSFPVRLIVGEKDRKFAGIAEEMAQRLPNASVVQVENAGHAVHVEQPRIFDKMVVEFFNHS; encoded by the coding sequence ATGAACATTGTCGTCAACGGTTTGCTGATGCACGTCGAAACCGCAGGGGACGGCCCGCCCCTCGCGGCATTGCACGGCTTTACGGGTGCTTCAGCGGCATGGGAGCCATTTTTATCTGATTGGTCCCGTCGCTTTCGCGTCATTGCCCCCGATCTCATTGGCCACGGGCAGAGCGGCGCGCCACGAAATGCTGACCGATACTCGATGGAACGGTTCACGGATGACTTTGCCCGGCTGCTGGATGTTCTCGGCGAAGATCGCATTTGCTTGCTCGGTTATTCCATGGGTGGACGGGCGGCGCTTGCCTTTGCTTGCCGCTATCCGGAGAAGGTGCATGCCTTGCTGTTGGAGAGCAGTTCGCCGGGATTGAAAACGACAGCGGAGCGGAAGGAACGCAAGGCAAAGGATCACGCATTGGCTGATAAAATTATCGCCGAGGGTGTGGAATCGTTTGTGCAAGCATGGGAAGCCCTTCCTTTGTTCGCTTCACAGTCGGAAATGCAACGATCGGCGTTGCGCAAACAGAGGCTCAGCAACAATGAAATCGGTTTGGCAAACAGTTTGCGGGGGATGGGAACGGGAGCGCAGCGTTCGTATTGGGATGAGCTCGAACGTCTTTCCTTTCCCGTACGTCTCATTGTCGGGGAGAAAGACAGGAAATTTGCCGGAATCGCGGAGGAAATGGCGCAGCGCCTGCCCAATGCCTCCGTTGTACAAGTGGAAAACGCTGGACATGCCGTACATGTGGAACAACCGCGAATTTTTGATAAAATGGTCGTAGAGTTCTTTAATCATAGTTGA
- the menD gene encoding 2-succinyl-5-enolpyruvyl-6-hydroxy-3-cyclohexene-1-carboxylic-acid synthase, protein MEGNVLGRYVGAFVDELCQNGVGHAVVCPGSRSTPLAMALAANDSMKVWMHIDERSAAFFALGIAKTLRRPVAVVCTSGSAAANFYPAVVEAHEARVPLVVLTADRPHELRDVGAPQAIDQLRFFGTYVKWFAEMALPEANAEMIRYVRTAAVRAASTAAAVPSGPVHLNFPFREPLVPEWPTTVKETTTRTQAAVNDGSKAPDAETVKRLVEQWVNVEKGLIVCGQQDDPRFPTAVVQLAETLGYPILADPLSQLRSGTHNKHIIVDGYDAFLRDERLGDKLRPELVIRFGAMPVSKALMLYLKKCAGAGTRVIFVEEDGWRDPIQSVSEWMRSRPVSFCDALVSELESAGERLSMWTEEWLQINSVTRRTLIEQGRSERLSEGQIFLEVAALMPDDALLFAGNSMPVRDLDTFFVNTDQPLRTMANRGANGIDGIVSTALGASAVSDPVVLVVGDLSFYHDLNGLLAAKLHRLNLTIIVVNNNGGGIFSFLPQAESVDSFETLFGTPTDLSFAKAVDMYGGTYAKVENWRQFRDRFTKSVACSGLSVIEVQTNRSENVEVHRRLWSKVAEAVAARQPVHRR, encoded by the coding sequence ATGGAAGGCAACGTATTGGGGCGTTATGTCGGCGCCTTTGTGGATGAACTGTGCCAGAACGGCGTCGGCCACGCTGTCGTATGCCCGGGATCAAGGTCGACGCCGCTAGCGATGGCGTTGGCCGCGAACGATTCGATGAAAGTGTGGATGCATATTGATGAGCGTTCGGCGGCTTTTTTTGCGCTCGGCATTGCGAAAACACTTCGGCGGCCGGTCGCGGTCGTTTGTACGTCCGGAAGTGCCGCCGCTAATTTTTACCCGGCAGTCGTGGAAGCACATGAGGCACGCGTGCCGCTCGTCGTTTTGACGGCCGATCGCCCGCATGAACTGCGCGATGTTGGTGCGCCCCAGGCGATTGACCAACTACGTTTTTTCGGCACTTACGTGAAGTGGTTCGCAGAGATGGCGTTGCCGGAAGCGAATGCCGAAATGATACGGTATGTTCGAACGGCAGCGGTGCGCGCCGCTTCGACCGCTGCCGCCGTACCGAGCGGCCCCGTTCACTTGAATTTTCCGTTTCGCGAGCCGCTCGTTCCCGAATGGCCGACAACTGTGAAAGAAACAACAACGCGAACACAAGCAGCGGTCAATGACGGTTCGAAAGCTCCTGACGCAGAAACGGTGAAACGACTGGTCGAGCAATGGGTAAATGTTGAAAAAGGACTCATCGTTTGCGGACAGCAAGATGATCCCCGTTTTCCAACGGCGGTCGTACAGTTGGCGGAAACGCTCGGTTATCCGATATTGGCGGACCCGCTTTCGCAATTGCGGAGCGGAACTCATAACAAACATATAATCGTCGACGGGTACGATGCATTTCTCAGGGATGAACGGCTAGGCGATAAGCTTCGTCCGGAATTGGTTATTCGCTTCGGGGCGATGCCGGTTTCCAAAGCGCTCATGCTCTATTTGAAGAAATGTGCCGGAGCAGGTACCCGGGTCATTTTTGTAGAAGAGGACGGTTGGCGGGATCCGATCCAGTCGGTGAGCGAATGGATGAGAAGCCGTCCGGTATCATTTTGCGATGCGCTAGTGTCTGAACTCGAATCGGCCGGGGAGCGACTTTCGATGTGGACGGAAGAGTGGCTCCAGATTAATAGTGTCACCCGCCGTACCCTCATCGAACAGGGACGAAGCGAACGTCTCTCCGAAGGGCAAATCTTCTTAGAAGTTGCTGCCTTAATGCCGGATGATGCGCTTTTGTTTGCCGGCAACAGCATGCCCGTCCGCGATCTTGATACGTTTTTCGTCAACACCGATCAACCGCTGCGTACGATGGCCAACCGCGGGGCGAACGGCATTGACGGCATCGTTTCCACCGCCTTAGGGGCAAGCGCGGTTTCCGATCCGGTCGTTCTTGTCGTCGGCGACCTTTCGTTTTACCATGACTTGAACGGTCTTCTGGCCGCCAAGCTGCATCGGCTCAATCTCACGATCATTGTCGTTAACAATAACGGCGGCGGAATATTTTCGTTTTTGCCGCAGGCAGAGTCAGTCGACTCGTTTGAAACGCTGTTCGGTACGCCGACGGATCTTTCGTTTGCGAAAGCCGTCGACATGTACGGCGGCACCTACGCGAAGGTCGAGAATTGGCGGCAGTTTCGGGACCGGTTTACGAAAAGCGTGGCTTGTTCGGGACTCTCGGTGATCGAAGTGCAAACGAATCGGTCGGAGAACGTTGAAGTCCATCGTCGTCTTTGGAGCAAGGTTGCCGAAGCGGTTGCCGCACGTCAACCCGTGCATCGCCGATGA
- a CDS encoding isochorismate synthase translates to MTLVKQRDIYDLLIKGVERSARTSSPTLVSLSKRISFADPLSFFALQRDHRFYWEDADGRASICGIGETYRLVAEGRNRFAEIETKRRELFQHAVIDADADATATGPLFAGGFAFDPDRPKTPLWQHFPDAELVMPTFMVTRAEHTWLTINVLVDQHTDPSQTADKLSEERDRLVQQASVATIAGQPLPAFTVTEIAADEWKRAVAEAASSIREGVIDKIVLSREIRLSADRPFTAGEVLRQLREQQRNSHLFAYVKKENCFIGASPERLVQKRGSEIRSACIAGTAPRGKTKHEDEAIGEQLLRDKKNLHEHKLVVNMIGEAMKGVCTQVQLPECPTLYKVKNVQHLYTPVAGKALPDTSVVPFVGELHPTPALGGWPQRQAVEKIREMEPYERGWYGSPIGWVDYKGDGEFAVAIRSGLLQGNDASLFAGNGIVGDSEPESEYRETQLKFRPMLSALGGEC, encoded by the coding sequence GTGACGCTCGTCAAGCAGCGGGATATATATGATCTTTTAATAAAAGGGGTTGAGCGAAGCGCACGGACTTCGAGCCCGACGCTCGTGAGTTTGTCGAAACGGATTTCTTTCGCTGATCCTCTTTCTTTTTTTGCTCTTCAACGGGACCACCGGTTTTACTGGGAAGATGCAGACGGCCGGGCGTCGATATGCGGGATCGGCGAAACGTACCGCCTTGTCGCCGAAGGACGAAATCGGTTTGCGGAAATCGAAACGAAGCGAAGAGAACTGTTTCAACATGCTGTGATTGACGCCGATGCTGACGCGACCGCGACGGGTCCGCTTTTTGCAGGCGGGTTCGCTTTTGATCCGGACCGGCCGAAAACGCCGCTCTGGCAGCATTTTCCGGATGCGGAGCTTGTTATGCCAACGTTCATGGTTACGCGTGCCGAGCATACTTGGTTGACGATCAATGTTCTTGTCGATCAACATACAGACCCATCGCAAACGGCCGACAAGTTGTCGGAAGAACGCGACCGCCTCGTCCAACAAGCATCCGTAGCGACTATTGCCGGCCAACCCCTCCCTGCATTCACAGTTACAGAGATTGCCGCCGACGAATGGAAACGGGCCGTTGCCGAAGCCGCTTCATCGATTCGCGAAGGTGTGATCGACAAAATCGTTCTGAGCCGCGAAATACGATTGTCTGCCGATCGGCCGTTTACAGCGGGTGAGGTGTTGCGCCAACTTCGTGAACAGCAGCGAAACAGTCATTTGTTTGCGTACGTAAAGAAAGAAAACTGTTTTATTGGAGCATCACCGGAACGGTTGGTGCAAAAGCGAGGCAGCGAAATTCGCTCGGCATGCATCGCGGGAACAGCCCCGCGCGGAAAAACGAAGCATGAAGACGAAGCGATCGGTGAACAGCTGCTTCGCGACAAAAAGAATTTGCATGAACATAAGCTTGTCGTAAACATGATCGGCGAGGCGATGAAAGGTGTATGCACGCAAGTTCAACTTCCGGAGTGCCCGACCTTATATAAGGTAAAAAATGTTCAGCATTTGTACACGCCGGTTGCCGGGAAAGCGTTGCCGGATACGTCGGTTGTACCATTCGTCGGCGAACTGCATCCAACGCCAGCGCTCGGCGGCTGGCCGCAGCGCCAAGCGGTCGAGAAAATTCGCGAAATGGAACCGTACGAACGCGGATGGTACGGTTCGCCGATCGGCTGGGTCGATTACAAAGGCGACGGTGAGTTTGCCGTGGCGATTCGAAGCGGGTTGCTGCAAGGAAATGATGCGTCGTTGTTTGCGGGGAACGGCATCGTCGGCGATTCCGAACCAGAAAGCGAATACCGCGAGACGCAGTTGAAGTTTCGCCCGATGCTGTCGGCATTGGGGGGCGAGTGTTAA